From the Zymoseptoria tritici IPO323 chromosome 2, whole genome shotgun sequence genome, the window TGACATCTTCGGGGAGGGGGGCGTCCGGTTGGGCGAAGTATTTGTTGATCTCGGCCGTCGACATGGTGGTTGCTGTggtcggcggtggtggatgtgTTGTCGTCGGAATTGTTCTTCGCATGGAATCGCGGAAGACGTGTTTCCGAGACACGAAATGCACGCGATGATGGACACGCGTTCAAAGTGTGTCGAACGTGACAGAAACAACGCCGGGAGCGAGAGGGCACTTGGGCGAAGAACGTTGATGGAACTTCTTTCTCTACAATCACAGAATACAGGCATCGTCTCGATGACCTGGTGCTTTTGCCGCCTCGCAGCTTCATGATCGCACTTCTTCGACAGCTCTAGCACACACCGGAAGCCTCACTTGATCactccttctcgtccgatgAGTATCTTCGTTCGAAATGGCCACTTCCACTCGCTGCCTCATCACGAAGTCCGGCCTCACGGGCAAAGTTCAGGAGAGCAACCACAAGCAACTCGCGAAACCAATGGAGATAGCCATCGCATTCGCTCGATTCGAGTTGCTCAACACATTTTCGGCAGACAAGAATTGAGACTTTTCCGCACCCTTCGGAGCGGCCGACTCGCGCAGCCACGCAAAGTATATACGCGATAGCAGTGTGCAGGTCCAAGCTCCGCCCTATCACCGCCAGTCTGCTGAGCTGAGGGCTGTTTCTTCGTCCATTGCCCTATCGAGGAATGGCTCACTGCGCTAGTGAGTCTGGACCCTCGCGCGATGCCACGAGACCGTATATTCCACCTCCTGGACAATCGTGCTCACGCCGGCGACTGTGCTGCGACTTTCGTGGATGAGATGCTGAGCGTCCCAGCAGAGGTCGGCAGCCATTTCGTAACACTCGACGGCTGACCTGGGCCGACGGGGATGCGTCTGAGCTATCACCGCTTCCTCGATTTCTCATTAAACTTTAGAAATTGCTCTAATGCAAGCCACATGGAAATTTCACGTGTCCACGTTCTAGACGCCAGGACGGAAGCCCCGAGTCGTATCGCGAACCTTGAACGCCAAAGAGACGACTCTCGGGGGTCCCGACACCCTGAGGCAGTCGTCCGCTGGCGTGGGCTGATCATTTGAACATTCTGTGATGATTGCGGCAAGGAGGATTGGCGGGCTTGTGTGTGCAAGCCAGATCATAAGGTCTCTTTCTCGCGCCCCTCTCTGGGCCACCTTCTCCGTTTCTCATCTCGCTTTCTTCCGCCAACATGCATCTCCTCAaagtcctctccgccgcaccCTTGCTGCTTCAAGCAGCCTTTGCGTCTCCTACTCAACACGACGAGCGCTCTGCCTCCATTTGCGGCTCCGTCGGATACGATCAAGGAAAATTCCTGCTCAACAAGCCCGAATGCACTATTGCACAGTGCTCGGATTTGTGCAAGAAGAACATAAACTGCAAGAGCTATGGCTATGGCAAGAGGACATGTCGACTCTACTCGAAATGTTTGAAAGATACCGTCAAGCCTAGCAAGGGATCGCCGTACAGCTTTTACGACAGAGCTTGTCCTTGCCCGTCGGCGGTGACCACGCAGCGTGTTGTCACAACGACCAGGTCAACGACTAGGTCCACGACCAAGTGTACTACTACACCTTCAAGCACGCGTTCTACCACGCGGTCTACCACGGCGTCGTCGACCACGACATTTACCACGGCATCGTCGACCACGGCATCTACTACGCCGTCGACCACGCCTTCTACTACGCCCCCGATCACTACGACTCCATCCACGACTCCCTCCACGACTGCGCCTACAACCAGCACGATCGCACCCGCAGCTTCCCCGTTTCAATGTACGGGACTTTACAACCAGCCGCGGTGCTGCAAGGCCGACTCTGGAACCTATTACGAGTGTCAAGCACGTGCGTCAGACCCCATGCTTCAGCAGTCGCCTTCTCCATGCCCAGCCACAGTGCCTCATCCGAACTCTTATGCTGACGTTCCTCTGATCTAGCCACGACCAGCTCTCCTAAAAACGCCTTCGTCCAAGGATGCGCTGATCAAAATCTGTCCGCCGCTTGTTGTGTCGTTCCTATCGTAAGTCTAATCGAATGCCACAATTTCGAGCCTGTTCTAAAGAGATGGTCTGTCGTTATCTTCTCGTAGGCTGGACAAGCTGCTCTTTGTCAGGGTGTCATGCCGGACACTCCTACAGCGACCTCGACTTCTACTACGGCTTCGACAACTGCTAGCACAACTACAGCAAGCACAACAGCTTCCATTGCGGCACCCACAGCCACAAGCACCACTGCCAGTACCACAAAATCCACTGCAGCTGCTGTACCTACCAGTGTACGACTTCGTCTGACCGCACTTGACGGGTCGGATCTCGGCTATGTTACGAACACATTTTCCCTCTATGGCCATCGGCAAGCTACCAACGATGTGTCACAAGCGCTTATCGTCAGCTACGATTCCGCAGCGGATCCTCTCTCGCAATTGGACCTCACCAATATGAACTCTGCTACTTACACGGATCTGCCATATCTGTCTGGAAATGTGGGCAGCGCATCAAGTAACTTTGACAACCTTGGCCCAGGGAACAATAAGTGAGTTGACGAGCGGCTCTCGATCTATGCTCCCTCGCCGTGGACGTCCTGCTGATCTATGATCTCCCTTAGCGGTGTATTGATCGGTGCCTCTCTCTCGAGTAAGTCCACGAACCTGACCCTGAAAGAATGGTAAACCAGGCTTGATACTGACTTTCTGCCCAGCTCCGCCCGGCGAGCGCGCGAAACAAGTCGACAACTCGTATGGACGAAGGCTGGGAGGTCCGAGGAACTGCGAGTCAGCAATCGTATGTCAATGGTCTATTCGGCTAGGAAGTTATACTCCTGTCAGGAAAGCTAACATATTGGCGCAGTGGGAGATCGACCCGACGAACAACGCTCTTCGACCCGTATGGATCAATACCGACGGCTGTGAGTGGACCCTCTCCCATACAGTCCTATCAGTGGCGCCCATAAGACAGCCTACAGGCACTAACGTTTGCCTTGCAGCGAAACCTaccgtcttcgtcctcctgTTTGGTGGCGTACTGCTATTCACAGGCGACGTGTCCAACTATTTCGCAAGCAATCCTACAGGTACCACAGCGCTCACCATTGCGATCGAGCCAATCACTTAATCCGCCAGTCAGATGCTGGACTTGCTTGGGCCAAGGCCGCACCGTCGCCGCAATGAATTCTTTGCTCTTG encodes:
- a CDS encoding hydrophobin-like protein (cysteine-rich protein with half-hydrophobin motif) encodes the protein MHLLKVLSAAPLLLQAAFASPTQHDERSASICGSVGYDQGKFLLNKPECTIAQCSDLCKKNINCKSYGYGKRTCRLYSKCLKDTVKPSKGSPYSFYDRACPCPSAHAFYHAVYHGVVDHDIYHGIVDHGIYYAVDHAFYYAPDHYDSIHDSLHDCAYNQHDRTRSFPVSMYGTLQPAAVLQGRLWNLLRVSSTSPKNAFVQGCADQNLSAACCVVPIAGQAALCQGVMPDTPTATSTSTTASTTASTTTASTTASIAAPTATSTTASTTKSTAAAVPTSVRLRLTALDGSDLGYVTNTFSLYGHRQATNDVSQALIVSYDSAADPLSQLDLTNMNSATYTDLPYLSGNVGSASSNFDNLGPGNNNGVLIGASLSTPPGERAKQVDNSYGRRLGGPRNCESAIWEIDPTNNALRPVWINTDGSKPTVFVLLFGGVLLFTGDVSNYFASNPTGTTALTIAIEPIT